From a single Ailuropoda melanoleuca isolate Jingjing chromosome 12, ASM200744v2, whole genome shotgun sequence genomic region:
- the ADGRG5 gene encoding adhesion G-protein coupled receptor G5 isoform X2, with amino-acid sequence MDCWGAFLLCLCFMTSQSETMETSQDPLLWMEKLERMARSRNSTSAHRQGKARKGFRKEESTEPDQKESLIRGLERRLLNASFGGSNLTLQTPTIQSLVFKLGCSFPGLSLSSATMEGDPQAWVSHAMQFPAQLTQDACRNSPRELRLICTYFLTDYFFQNTNSSLLNNYVLGAQLGSGHVSNLKESVNISFRHNQSLEGYTVTCVFWKEGASKHYWGVWSPEGCRTEKPSHSEVLCRCNHLSYFAVLMQLSPAQVPPELLKPLTYITLVGCSVSIVASLLTVLLHFQARKQGDSLTRIHMNLHASVLLLNVAFLLSPVLAVAPVSESACTALAAVLHFALLSSFTWMAIEGFNLYLLLGHVYNIYVRRYLLKLCAVGWGVPALLVLSVLVAKNSVYGPYVIPLANSQENGTGFQNTSMCWVRDPWVHSILVMGYSGLTCLFNLVVLVWALRVLHRLRARDKVPSTRACRDSVTVLGLTVLLGTTWILAFFSFDVFLLPQLFLFTTFSSLYGFFLFLWFCSHRCRSEAEVEAEMEAFSSTQTTQ; translated from the exons ATGGATTGCTGGGGggcctttctcctctgcctgtgtTTCATGACCTCTCAGAGTGAGACAATGG AGACATCCCAAGACCCCCTGCTCTGGATGGAGAAACTGGAGAGAATGGCCAGGAGCCGCAACTCAACTTCTGCTCA CCGGCAGGGGAAAGCCAGAAAAGGCTTCCGGAAGGAGGAGTCAACAGAGCCGGACCAGAAAGAGAG CCTCATCCGGGGCCTGGAACGCAGACTGTTGAACGCCAGCTTTGGGGGCAGCAACCTGACCTTGCAGACGCCCACCATCCAGTCACTGGTCTTCAAGCTGGGCTGCAGCTTCCCCGGCCTCTCACTGAGCAGCGCCACCATGGAGGGGGACCCCCAG GCCTGGGTCTCACACGCCATGCAGTTCCCGGCCCAGCTGACCCAGGACGCCTGCAGGAACAGCCCCAGGGAGCTGCGTCTCATCTGTACCTACTTCCTCACCGACTACTTCTTCCAG AATACCAACTCATCTCTGCTCAATAACTACGTCCTGGGTGCCCAGCTGGGTTCCGGACACGTGAGCAATCTCAAGGAGTCGGTCAACATCAGCTTTCGGCACAACCAAAGCCTG GAAGGCTACACGGTGACCTGTgtcttctggaaggaaggagccaGCAAACATTACTGGGGGGTCTGGAGCCCCGAGGGCTGTCGCACAGAGAAGCCCTCACATTCCGAGGTGCTCTGCCGTTGCAACCACCTCAGCTATTTTGCTGTTCTCATG CAACTGTCCCCAGCCCAGGTCCCTCCAGAGCTGCTGAAGCCTCTCACGTACATCACCCTGGTGGGCTGCAGTGTCTCCATCGTGGCCTCGCTTCTCACTGTCCTGCTGCACTTCCAAGCCAG GAAGCAGGGTGACTCCTTAACACGCATTCACATGAACCTGCACGCCTCCGTGCTGCTCCTGAACGTCGCCTTCCTGCTGAGTCCGGTGCTGGCCGTGGCCCCCGTGTCCGAGTCAGCGTGCACGGCGCTGGCCGCCGTCCTGCACTTCGCCCTGCTCAGCAGCTTCACCTGGATGGCCATCGAAGGCTTCAACCTCTACCTGCTCCTAGGGCATGTCTACAACATCTACGTCCGCCGATACCTGCTCAAGCTCTGTGCGGTGGGCTGGG GGGTCCCGGCCCTCCTGGTGCTGTCTGTTCTTGTTGCCAAGAACTCAGTGTATGGACCCTATGTAATTCCACTTGCCAACAGCCAGGAAAACGGCACGGGCTTCCAGAACACATCCAT GTGCTGGGTGCGGGACCCCTGGGTGCACAGCATCTTGGTCATGGGCTACAGCGGCCTCACGTGTCTTTTCAACCTGGTGGTGCTGGTCTGGGCTCTGCGGGTCCTGCACCGGCTGCGGGCCCGAGACAAGGTGCCAAGCACGCGGGCCTGCCGGGACAGCGTCACCGTGCTGGGCCTCACCGTGCTTCTGGGCACCACCTGGATCTtggctttcttctcctttgaCGTCTTTCTGCTGCCCCAGCTCTTCCTCTTCACCACCTTCAGCTCGCTGTACG gtttcttcctcttcctgtggTTCTGCTCCCACAGGTGCCGCTCCGAGGCAGAGGTGGAGGCAGAAATGGAGGCGTTCAGCTCCACCCAGACGACGCAGTAG
- the ADGRG5 gene encoding adhesion G-protein coupled receptor G5 isoform X1 gives MDCWGAFLLCLCFMTSQSETMETSQDPLLWMEKLERMARSRNSTSAHRQGKARKGFRKEESTEPDQKESSLALSLIRGLERRLLNASFGGSNLTLQTPTIQSLVFKLGCSFPGLSLSSATMEGDPQAWVSHAMQFPAQLTQDACRNSPRELRLICTYFLTDYFFQNTNSSLLNNYVLGAQLGSGHVSNLKESVNISFRHNQSLEGYTVTCVFWKEGASKHYWGVWSPEGCRTEKPSHSEVLCRCNHLSYFAVLMQLSPAQVPPELLKPLTYITLVGCSVSIVASLLTVLLHFQARKQGDSLTRIHMNLHASVLLLNVAFLLSPVLAVAPVSESACTALAAVLHFALLSSFTWMAIEGFNLYLLLGHVYNIYVRRYLLKLCAVGWGVPALLVLSVLVAKNSVYGPYVIPLANSQENGTGFQNTSMCWVRDPWVHSILVMGYSGLTCLFNLVVLVWALRVLHRLRARDKVPSTRACRDSVTVLGLTVLLGTTWILAFFSFDVFLLPQLFLFTTFSSLYGFFLFLWFCSHRCRSEAEVEAEMEAFSSTQTTQ, from the exons ATGGATTGCTGGGGggcctttctcctctgcctgtgtTTCATGACCTCTCAGAGTGAGACAATGG AGACATCCCAAGACCCCCTGCTCTGGATGGAGAAACTGGAGAGAATGGCCAGGAGCCGCAACTCAACTTCTGCTCA CCGGCAGGGGAAAGCCAGAAAAGGCTTCCGGAAGGAGGAGTCAACAGAGCCGGACCAGAAAGAGAG CTCTCTTGCCCTCAGCCTCATCCGGGGCCTGGAACGCAGACTGTTGAACGCCAGCTTTGGGGGCAGCAACCTGACCTTGCAGACGCCCACCATCCAGTCACTGGTCTTCAAGCTGGGCTGCAGCTTCCCCGGCCTCTCACTGAGCAGCGCCACCATGGAGGGGGACCCCCAG GCCTGGGTCTCACACGCCATGCAGTTCCCGGCCCAGCTGACCCAGGACGCCTGCAGGAACAGCCCCAGGGAGCTGCGTCTCATCTGTACCTACTTCCTCACCGACTACTTCTTCCAG AATACCAACTCATCTCTGCTCAATAACTACGTCCTGGGTGCCCAGCTGGGTTCCGGACACGTGAGCAATCTCAAGGAGTCGGTCAACATCAGCTTTCGGCACAACCAAAGCCTG GAAGGCTACACGGTGACCTGTgtcttctggaaggaaggagccaGCAAACATTACTGGGGGGTCTGGAGCCCCGAGGGCTGTCGCACAGAGAAGCCCTCACATTCCGAGGTGCTCTGCCGTTGCAACCACCTCAGCTATTTTGCTGTTCTCATG CAACTGTCCCCAGCCCAGGTCCCTCCAGAGCTGCTGAAGCCTCTCACGTACATCACCCTGGTGGGCTGCAGTGTCTCCATCGTGGCCTCGCTTCTCACTGTCCTGCTGCACTTCCAAGCCAG GAAGCAGGGTGACTCCTTAACACGCATTCACATGAACCTGCACGCCTCCGTGCTGCTCCTGAACGTCGCCTTCCTGCTGAGTCCGGTGCTGGCCGTGGCCCCCGTGTCCGAGTCAGCGTGCACGGCGCTGGCCGCCGTCCTGCACTTCGCCCTGCTCAGCAGCTTCACCTGGATGGCCATCGAAGGCTTCAACCTCTACCTGCTCCTAGGGCATGTCTACAACATCTACGTCCGCCGATACCTGCTCAAGCTCTGTGCGGTGGGCTGGG GGGTCCCGGCCCTCCTGGTGCTGTCTGTTCTTGTTGCCAAGAACTCAGTGTATGGACCCTATGTAATTCCACTTGCCAACAGCCAGGAAAACGGCACGGGCTTCCAGAACACATCCAT GTGCTGGGTGCGGGACCCCTGGGTGCACAGCATCTTGGTCATGGGCTACAGCGGCCTCACGTGTCTTTTCAACCTGGTGGTGCTGGTCTGGGCTCTGCGGGTCCTGCACCGGCTGCGGGCCCGAGACAAGGTGCCAAGCACGCGGGCCTGCCGGGACAGCGTCACCGTGCTGGGCCTCACCGTGCTTCTGGGCACCACCTGGATCTtggctttcttctcctttgaCGTCTTTCTGCTGCCCCAGCTCTTCCTCTTCACCACCTTCAGCTCGCTGTACG gtttcttcctcttcctgtggTTCTGCTCCCACAGGTGCCGCTCCGAGGCAGAGGTGGAGGCAGAAATGGAGGCGTTCAGCTCCACCCAGACGACGCAGTAG
- the ADGRG5 gene encoding adhesion G-protein coupled receptor G5 isoform X3, translated as MDCWGAFLLCLCFMTSQSETMETSQDPLLWMEKLERMARSRNSTSAHRQGKARKGFRKEESTEPDQKESSLALSLIRGLERRLLNASFGGSNLTLQTPTIQSLVFKLGCSFPGLSLSSATMEGDPQAWVSHAMQFPAQLTQDACRNSPRELRLICTYFLTDYFFQNTNSSLLNNYVLGAQLGSGHVSNLKESVNISFRHNQSLEGYTVTCVFWKEGASKHYWGVWSPEGCRTEKPSHSEVLCRCNHLSYFAVLMQLSPAQVPPELLKPLTYITLVGCSVSIVASLLTVLLHFQARKQGDSLTRIHMNLHASVLLLNVAFLLSPVLAVAPVSESACTALAAVLHFALLSSFTWMAIEGFNLYLLLGHVYNIYVRRYLLKLCAVGWGVPALLVLSVLVAKNSVYGPYVIPLANSQENGTGFQNTSMCWVRDPWVHSILVMGYSGLTCLFNLVVLVWALRVLHRLRARDKVPSTRACRDSVTVLGLTVLLGTTWILAFFSFDVFLLPQLFLFTTFSSLYGRARASCAGSPGG; from the exons ATGGATTGCTGGGGggcctttctcctctgcctgtgtTTCATGACCTCTCAGAGTGAGACAATGG AGACATCCCAAGACCCCCTGCTCTGGATGGAGAAACTGGAGAGAATGGCCAGGAGCCGCAACTCAACTTCTGCTCA CCGGCAGGGGAAAGCCAGAAAAGGCTTCCGGAAGGAGGAGTCAACAGAGCCGGACCAGAAAGAGAG CTCTCTTGCCCTCAGCCTCATCCGGGGCCTGGAACGCAGACTGTTGAACGCCAGCTTTGGGGGCAGCAACCTGACCTTGCAGACGCCCACCATCCAGTCACTGGTCTTCAAGCTGGGCTGCAGCTTCCCCGGCCTCTCACTGAGCAGCGCCACCATGGAGGGGGACCCCCAG GCCTGGGTCTCACACGCCATGCAGTTCCCGGCCCAGCTGACCCAGGACGCCTGCAGGAACAGCCCCAGGGAGCTGCGTCTCATCTGTACCTACTTCCTCACCGACTACTTCTTCCAG AATACCAACTCATCTCTGCTCAATAACTACGTCCTGGGTGCCCAGCTGGGTTCCGGACACGTGAGCAATCTCAAGGAGTCGGTCAACATCAGCTTTCGGCACAACCAAAGCCTG GAAGGCTACACGGTGACCTGTgtcttctggaaggaaggagccaGCAAACATTACTGGGGGGTCTGGAGCCCCGAGGGCTGTCGCACAGAGAAGCCCTCACATTCCGAGGTGCTCTGCCGTTGCAACCACCTCAGCTATTTTGCTGTTCTCATG CAACTGTCCCCAGCCCAGGTCCCTCCAGAGCTGCTGAAGCCTCTCACGTACATCACCCTGGTGGGCTGCAGTGTCTCCATCGTGGCCTCGCTTCTCACTGTCCTGCTGCACTTCCAAGCCAG GAAGCAGGGTGACTCCTTAACACGCATTCACATGAACCTGCACGCCTCCGTGCTGCTCCTGAACGTCGCCTTCCTGCTGAGTCCGGTGCTGGCCGTGGCCCCCGTGTCCGAGTCAGCGTGCACGGCGCTGGCCGCCGTCCTGCACTTCGCCCTGCTCAGCAGCTTCACCTGGATGGCCATCGAAGGCTTCAACCTCTACCTGCTCCTAGGGCATGTCTACAACATCTACGTCCGCCGATACCTGCTCAAGCTCTGTGCGGTGGGCTGGG GGGTCCCGGCCCTCCTGGTGCTGTCTGTTCTTGTTGCCAAGAACTCAGTGTATGGACCCTATGTAATTCCACTTGCCAACAGCCAGGAAAACGGCACGGGCTTCCAGAACACATCCAT GTGCTGGGTGCGGGACCCCTGGGTGCACAGCATCTTGGTCATGGGCTACAGCGGCCTCACGTGTCTTTTCAACCTGGTGGTGCTGGTCTGGGCTCTGCGGGTCCTGCACCGGCTGCGGGCCCGAGACAAGGTGCCAAGCACGCGGGCCTGCCGGGACAGCGTCACCGTGCTGGGCCTCACCGTGCTTCTGGGCACCACCTGGATCTtggctttcttctcctttgaCGTCTTTCTGCTGCCCCAGCTCTTCCTCTTCACCACCTTCAGCTCGCTGTACGGTAGGGCCCGTGCGAGCTGTGCAGGAAGCCCCGGGGGATAG